The nucleotide window GGGATATTCGAACAGACCGAGCGGCTCGACGCCCGCCTTACCCTGCTGCCGACGGCACCGCGGCCGCTCAAGTTCCGCGATCCGGTGCATTTCTTCCTCGGCACCGCCCGGGTGGTCGGCGTGGTGGCGCTGCTCGACCGCGACCTGCTGGAGCCGGGGGAGAGTGCCATCGTCCAGATCCACCTCGACCGGCCGCTGGTTGCCCACCGCCAGGACCGCTTCATCCTCCGCTCCTATTCGCCGATGACCACCATCGGCGGCGGTGTCGTTATCGATCCCAATCCGGTCAAGCACCGCCGCTTCCGTGCCGAGGTCATGCAGGCGCTCGCCGAACTCGAATCGGGAGAAAAGTCGTTCCTGCTGCAGAAGCTCCTCGAGCAGGGATGCGCCAGGGTGAAGGAGCTCGAGCTCATCTCCGGGATGGGCCAGGAGCGGATCGCCGGCCACCTGGAGAAGCTGGAAGCCGAAGGGAAGCTGGTTAGCCTCGCCGACCAGTGGGTGACCGCCGAGACGGTGCGCGCCTGGCGCCTCAGACTGACCGAAGAGACCGACCGCTTTCACGCCGCGACCCCGCTGCTCCACGGCATCCCCCATGCGACGCTGAAGGGCGCCTTGCCGCCGGCTCTGGCGCCAAAAGCCTTCGATCAACTGCTGGCCGCCGCTCTGGCCGAAGGGGACCTGGCCCAGCAGGGGGAGCTGCTGGCCCGGCCCGGCTACGCCCCGACGCTCTCGGCCGCAGAACAAAAAACCGTCGAGCGGATCGAGGCGGCTTACCGCGAGGAGGGCGCGCAGGCGAAAAACAAGCAGGAGATGCTCGAGCGGCTGGGCCTCGACCCGGTACGCACCGAACCGCTCCTCGCCTACCTCTTCAGCACCAGCCGCCTGGTAAGGCTCAGCGACGAGAGTTTCTTCCATATTGACACCTACCGCAGCGCCATGGGAAAGCTCAAGACCCACTTTGCCGGCCAGGAGACTCTGACCCTGGCC belongs to Desulfuromonadales bacterium and includes:
- the selB gene encoding selenocysteine-specific translation elongation factor, which produces MTPTPRHFIIGTAGHVDHGKTALIKALTGQETDRLKEEKERGISIELGFAPFRLPGGEIAGVVDVPGHERFIHNMLAGVGGIDLVLLVVDVMEGVMPQTREHLQILQLLEVPRGIVVLTKCDLADEDWIDLVEEEIREEVAETFLGNAPFCRVSALGGTGIPELVQTIREVLKSSVPKDADGPLRLPIDRHFSVAGFGTVVTGTLLSGKVKVGDTVEVLPPGERVRVREVQVHGRKMEEAAAGQRVALNLVGLDRQRLQRGAVVGTPGIFEQTERLDARLTLLPTAPRPLKFRDPVHFFLGTARVVGVVALLDRDLLEPGESAIVQIHLDRPLVAHRQDRFILRSYSPMTTIGGGVVIDPNPVKHRRFRAEVMQALAELESGEKSFLLQKLLEQGCARVKELELISGMGQERIAGHLEKLEAEGKLVSLADQWVTAETVRAWRLRLTEETDRFHAATPLLHGIPHATLKGALPPALAPKAFDQLLAAALAEGDLAQQGELLARPGYAPTLSAAEQKTVERIEAAYREEGAQAKNKQEMLERLGLDPVRTEPLLAYLFSTSRLVRLSDESFFHIDTYRSAMGKLKTHFAGQETLTLAEFRDQLGSARKQVQAFLEHCDALKYTLRKGDARVAWKLPKDS